One window of Desulfarculus baarsii DSM 2075 genomic DNA carries:
- a CDS encoding FAD-dependent oxidoreductase, with the protein MGWDGLFIHDESVDLVDMARAYMDQAQKESCGQCFPCRLGVKAMSAILDGLCAGKGAPADLDRLESLARFVSRASRCDIGQTTPRPILDLLTHRRQAFLAAIEAKAPIARGRYVAQVTAPCINACPSHLDIPGYVEKIRDGRWDQALSIIRDDCCLPGVVGRVCVRPCEFNCRRQKLDEGIAIRALKRHAADMELASGREAPLVPGPAKEQKVAIIGAGPAGLACAYHLGLRGYKSTIFEVLNEPGGMAAVGIPDYRLPRRILRGEANQVERLGCEIRYGVNVGVDVTLDDLKLQGYGAIFVGVGAPAASKMRCEGEDAGYECFMTGVDFLRRVADGERPIEGDKLLIIGGGNVAMDCARSALRLGFTDVNLLYRRTRAEMPADLVEISEAQEEGIKFHYLVAPLRVIAANGKVAGLECQRMELGEPDASGRRRPVAIEGSEFVIECDAIVPAIGQVCVVDCVLPPDEVEISRRNTLATDDITRQTNQPYIFSGGDCVTGPAPLIAALDAGKNAARFIEQFLTNGRSVPEDGDHMERLIARLGVFYPREKMPYADATKKLRPPVMAPEVRIRGFDEVEGGVSPAQAAEEAARCLRCYRIAMAAL; encoded by the coding sequence ATGGGCTGGGACGGCCTTTTCATCCACGACGAAAGCGTCGATCTGGTCGACATGGCCAGGGCCTACATGGACCAAGCCCAGAAGGAATCCTGTGGCCAATGTTTTCCCTGCCGGTTGGGCGTCAAGGCCATGAGCGCCATCCTGGATGGCCTGTGCGCCGGCAAGGGCGCGCCGGCCGACCTGGATCGCCTGGAGAGTCTGGCCCGTTTCGTGTCGCGCGCCTCCCGCTGCGACATCGGCCAGACCACGCCCCGGCCCATCTTGGATCTGCTCACGCACCGCCGTCAGGCCTTTCTGGCGGCCATCGAGGCCAAAGCGCCCATCGCCCGGGGGCGTTACGTGGCCCAGGTCACCGCGCCCTGCATCAACGCCTGCCCGTCCCATCTGGACATTCCCGGCTATGTGGAAAAAATCCGTGACGGCAGGTGGGATCAGGCCTTGTCCATCATCCGCGACGATTGCTGCCTGCCGGGAGTGGTCGGTCGGGTGTGCGTGCGGCCCTGCGAGTTCAACTGCCGCCGCCAGAAGCTGGACGAGGGCATAGCCATCCGCGCTCTCAAGCGCCACGCGGCCGACATGGAGCTGGCCAGCGGCCGGGAAGCGCCCCTTGTCCCCGGCCCGGCCAAGGAGCAAAAGGTGGCCATCATCGGCGCCGGCCCGGCCGGTTTGGCCTGCGCCTATCATCTGGGGCTCCGGGGATACAAATCCACCATCTTCGAGGTGCTCAACGAGCCCGGCGGCATGGCCGCGGTGGGCATCCCCGACTATCGCCTGCCGCGGCGGATTCTGCGTGGCGAGGCCAACCAGGTCGAGCGGCTGGGCTGCGAGATCCGTTACGGGGTCAACGTGGGCGTGGACGTAACCTTGGACGACCTCAAGCTGCAAGGTTATGGGGCCATCTTCGTGGGCGTGGGCGCGCCGGCGGCCTCCAAGATGCGCTGCGAAGGCGAGGACGCCGGCTATGAGTGCTTCATGACCGGCGTGGATTTCCTGCGCCGCGTGGCCGATGGCGAAAGGCCCATCGAGGGCGATAAGCTTTTGATCATCGGCGGCGGCAACGTGGCCATGGACTGCGCGCGTTCGGCCCTCCGGCTGGGCTTTACCGACGTCAACCTGCTTTATCGCCGGACCAGGGCGGAGATGCCGGCCGACCTGGTGGAGATCAGCGAGGCCCAGGAAGAGGGGATCAAATTTCATTACCTGGTGGCCCCGCTACGGGTCATCGCCGCAAACGGCAAGGTCGCCGGGCTGGAGTGCCAGAGGATGGAGCTGGGCGAGCCCGACGCCTCGGGGCGCCGGCGTCCGGTGGCCATCGAAGGGTCCGAGTTCGTCATCGAATGCGACGCCATCGTGCCGGCCATCGGCCAGGTCTGCGTGGTCGACTGCGTGCTGCCCCCCGATGAAGTCGAAATCAGCAGGCGTAACACCTTGGCCACCGACGACATCACCCGCCAGACCAACCAGCCCTACATTTTTTCCGGCGGCGACTGCGTGACCGGCCCCGCGCCCCTCATCGCGGCCTTGGACGCCGGCAAGAACGCCGCCCGCTTTATCGAGCAGTTTCTGACCAACGGCCGCAGCGTCCCCGAGGACGGCGACCACATGGAAAGGCTCATCGCCCGGCTGGGCGTGTTTTATCCCAGGGAAAAGATGCCCTATGCCGACGCCACCAAAAAGCTGCGCCCGCCGGTGATGGCGCCCGAGGTCAGGATCAGGGGCTTCGACGAAGTGGAGGGCGGGGTGAGCCCGGCCCAGGCCGCCGAGGAGGCCGCCCGGTGCCTGCGTTGCTACCGCATCGCCATGGCCGCGCTTTGA
- a CDS encoding molybdopterin-dependent oxidoreductase translates to MPTLTLNGNNISFEPGWTILEAAKANGVEIPTLCHLQAADHKGVCRICVVEARGSDRLLPACATPAVEGMELRTDSPAVIEERKLIVELLLAEGDHNCLCCEANGDCVLQRLAYAHGVKNAPVANPLATRLVDDSQAFIVRDFKKCVMCGRCVAACNEIQVNMAIPLPFGRREDRPLPAGWLPLVDHDRCTQCGECVQACPVGALTEKKAKGRGRSWELTKVRTTCPHCGVGCQQWLHVKDDQIVKVTAVEDARPNLGMLCVKGRFGHDFVGAAERLTTPLIKENGGFRQADWDEALDLVAGRLAAIKAAHGPEAFCGVADVGGVNEDAYNMQKFFRAVLGVNNIDHRGRACLAPQATGPAAACGSGAMTNSFAELEKAKLILVIGADVTEDNPVAGAYIKRAARRGARLIVADPRRTGLVEHASLHAPVKAGAEVAFVNGLMRVLMEEGLYDKDQALKRAADFEKLRRTVERYNPEMVAAVAGVGPELLVELAHALATTKPAMLVHALGPDEGARGLDKALAYADLQLLLGNVGRECGGVNLLRGRGNAQGLADMGALPGFYPGYQSVGDATARAKFERAWGVELNPKAGLALPAMFEAMARGAVKAMWICGEDVLAAAPDGQHAARCLGALDFLVCGDILPTATTSLADVVFPLAAWGESDGVFTNSERRVSRARKAVNPPGQAKPGWWIFREVARRMGHDWPSQSSREIWDNELSVLAPALAGVTYDRLEGDGLQWPCPGLAHPGSAYLPADACPGPDAFHAVEWAPPADEPDGR, encoded by the coding sequence ATGCCAACCTTGACACTGAATGGAAACAATATTTCTTTTGAACCGGGCTGGACCATTCTGGAGGCGGCCAAGGCCAACGGAGTGGAGATACCGACCCTTTGCCATCTGCAAGCCGCCGACCACAAAGGTGTATGCCGCATCTGCGTGGTGGAGGCGCGCGGCTCCGACAGACTGCTCCCGGCCTGCGCCACCCCCGCGGTGGAGGGCATGGAGTTGCGGACCGACAGCCCGGCGGTGATCGAAGAGCGCAAATTGATCGTCGAGCTGCTCCTGGCCGAAGGCGACCACAACTGCCTGTGCTGCGAGGCCAACGGCGATTGCGTCTTGCAACGGCTGGCCTATGCCCATGGCGTCAAAAACGCGCCGGTGGCCAACCCTCTGGCCACCCGCCTGGTCGACGACAGCCAAGCCTTCATTGTCCGCGATTTCAAAAAATGCGTCATGTGCGGCAGATGCGTGGCCGCGTGCAATGAAATCCAGGTCAACATGGCCATTCCCTTGCCTTTTGGGCGGCGCGAGGACAGGCCTCTGCCGGCCGGCTGGCTGCCCCTGGTCGACCATGACCGCTGCACCCAGTGCGGAGAATGCGTGCAGGCCTGCCCGGTAGGGGCCTTGACCGAAAAAAAGGCCAAGGGCCGCGGTCGCTCCTGGGAGCTGACAAAGGTGCGCACGACCTGCCCGCACTGCGGCGTGGGCTGCCAACAATGGCTGCACGTCAAGGACGACCAGATCGTCAAGGTCACGGCGGTGGAGGACGCCAGGCCCAACCTGGGGATGCTCTGCGTCAAGGGTCGTTTCGGCCACGACTTCGTGGGCGCGGCCGAGCGGCTGACCACGCCGCTGATCAAGGAAAATGGCGGCTTCCGCCAAGCCGACTGGGATGAGGCCCTGGACCTGGTGGCCGGACGGCTGGCCGCCATCAAGGCCGCCCACGGGCCGGAGGCCTTCTGTGGCGTGGCCGACGTCGGCGGCGTGAACGAAGACGCCTACAACATGCAGAAATTCTTCCGCGCGGTGCTCGGCGTCAACAACATCGATCACCGCGGGCGGGCTTGCCTCGCCCCGCAGGCGACCGGCCCGGCCGCCGCCTGCGGGTCCGGGGCCATGACCAATTCTTTCGCCGAGTTGGAAAAGGCCAAGCTGATCCTGGTCATCGGCGCCGACGTCACCGAGGACAATCCGGTGGCCGGGGCCTACATCAAGCGCGCCGCCCGCCGGGGCGCGCGGCTCATCGTGGCCGACCCGCGCCGCACCGGCCTCGTCGAGCACGCCAGCCTCCACGCGCCCGTCAAGGCCGGCGCGGAAGTGGCCTTTGTCAACGGCTTGATGCGCGTGCTCATGGAAGAAGGTCTTTACGACAAGGATCAAGCGCTAAAGCGCGCGGCCGATTTCGAGAAGCTCCGCCGGACGGTGGAGCGTTACAACCCCGAGATGGTGGCGGCCGTCGCCGGCGTCGGCCCCGAGTTGCTGGTCGAGCTTGCCCACGCCCTGGCCACGACCAAGCCGGCCATGCTCGTCCACGCCCTCGGCCCCGACGAAGGCGCGCGCGGCCTTGACAAGGCGCTGGCCTACGCCGATCTGCAACTGCTCCTGGGCAATGTCGGCCGCGAGTGCGGCGGCGTCAACCTCCTGCGTGGCCGGGGCAACGCCCAGGGCCTGGCCGACATGGGCGCCTTGCCCGGCTTCTACCCTGGCTACCAGAGCGTGGGAGACGCCACCGCCCGCGCGAAGTTCGAGCGGGCCTGGGGCGTCGAGCTCAATCCCAAGGCCGGCCTGGCCCTGCCGGCCATGTTCGAGGCCATGGCCAGGGGCGCGGTCAAGGCCATGTGGATATGTGGCGAAGACGTGCTGGCCGCCGCGCCTGACGGACAGCACGCGGCGCGTTGTCTGGGCGCGTTGGATTTTCTCGTCTGCGGCGACATCTTGCCCACGGCGACCACCAGTCTGGCCGATGTTGTCTTCCCGCTGGCGGCCTGGGGCGAAAGCGACGGCGTCTTCACCAACAGCGAACGCCGGGTCAGCCGGGCGCGCAAGGCCGTCAATCCGCCCGGCCAGGCCAAGCCGGGCTGGTGGATCTTCCGCGAGGTGGCCAGGCGCATGGGCCACGATTGGCCCAGCCAGAGCAGCCGGGAGATCTGGGACAACGAGTTGAGCGTGCTGGCCCCGGCCTTGGCTGGCGTCACGTACGACCGCCTGGAGGGCGACGGCCTGCAGTGGCCCTGCCCAGGCCTGGCGCACCCCGGCTCGGCCTACCTGCCAGCGGACGCCTGCCCCGGGCCGGACGCCTTCCACGCCGTGGAATGGGCCCCGCCTGCCGATGAGCCGGACGGCCGCTAG
- a CDS encoding thermonuclease family protein — translation MKRITVIVLLALAFCGQALAAGPGYTQATVLSVHDVDTLTARVEGFDVAQRVRVADIDGPELRVERRGKLIWPAQPWAALAASWAKATLAGQTVWLWIFEPDRNGRLVCRVHLPGDVDYALEALRLGHAHAYNRYRPAPAYEAMEAHARGARAGLWSLSRPISPEKWRRGAWRGQAVSGR, via the coding sequence GTGAAACGAATTACCGTAATCGTGCTGCTTGCCCTGGCCTTCTGTGGCCAGGCACTGGCCGCCGGGCCGGGCTACACCCAGGCCACGGTGCTGTCGGTCCACGACGTGGACACCCTCACCGCCCGCGTGGAAGGATTTGACGTGGCCCAGCGCGTGCGCGTGGCCGACATCGACGGCCCCGAGCTGCGCGTGGAGCGGCGTGGCAAACTGATCTGGCCGGCCCAGCCATGGGCCGCCCTGGCCGCCTCCTGGGCCAAGGCCACCCTGGCCGGCCAGACGGTGTGGCTGTGGATCTTCGAGCCCGACCGCAACGGCCGCCTGGTCTGCCGGGTGCATCTGCCCGGCGACGTGGATTACGCCCTGGAGGCCCTGCGCCTGGGCCACGCCCACGCCTATAACCGCTATCGCCCGGCCCCGGCCTACGAGGCCATGGAGGCCCACGCGCGGGGCGCGCGGGCGGGCCTGTGGTCCCTATCCCGGCCGATCAGCCCGGAGAAGTGGCGACGCGGCGCGTGGCGGGGCCAAGCCGTCTCGGGGCGCTGA
- a CDS encoding XTP/dITP diphosphatase → MSPRIVLASANQGKLREMMAICRPLGVEVVSAAELGFVDEVAETGESFAANARLKAAAVSQALHLPALADDSGLVVAALGGAPGVHSARYAGAHGDDAANCAKLMAAMAGLPPEKRGAAFVCVMVCRRPDGAEIVAEGRLEGRIALAPAGQNGFGYDPVFELPARGCTVAQLAAEEKNAISHRGQALRGLAARLSDFLR, encoded by the coding sequence ATGAGCCCGCGCATCGTGCTGGCCAGCGCCAATCAGGGCAAGCTGCGCGAGATGATGGCCATCTGCCGGCCGCTGGGCGTGGAGGTGGTCAGCGCGGCCGAGTTGGGCTTTGTCGACGAGGTGGCCGAGACCGGCGAGAGCTTCGCGGCCAACGCCCGGCTAAAAGCCGCCGCCGTCAGCCAGGCGCTGCATCTGCCGGCCCTGGCCGACGATTCGGGCCTGGTGGTCGCGGCCCTGGGCGGCGCGCCGGGCGTGCACAGCGCCCGCTACGCCGGCGCTCACGGCGACGACGCGGCCAACTGCGCCAAGCTCATGGCGGCCATGGCCGGCCTGCCGCCGGAAAAACGCGGCGCGGCTTTTGTCTGCGTAATGGTCTGCCGCCGGCCCGACGGCGCGGAGATCGTCGCCGAGGGTCGGCTGGAAGGGCGCATCGCCCTGGCCCCGGCCGGGCAAAACGGTTTTGGCTATGACCCGGTGTTCGAGCTGCCGGCGCGCGGTTGCACGGTGGCCCAGCTCGCGGCCGAGGAGAAAAACGCCATCAGCCACCGGGGTCAGGCCCTGCGCGGGCTGGCGGCGCGGTTGAGCGATTTTTTGCGGTAA
- the rph gene encoding ribonuclease PH, with protein MSRIDGRNPGQMRPVVISGGVNPYAEGSAICAFGQTKVLCTASVEQGAPRFLEGAGQGWITAEYAMLPRATHTRTGRDHAQAGRAKEISRLVGRALRAAADLAALDGYTIRIDCDVLVADGGTRTAAVSGGWVALALALRGLGLQPPRQVMALSAGRVDGRLLVDLCYAEDSSAELDLNMVLAADGQLIEIQGTGERGVFSPEELMELIAISRQAAGDIVAAQLAAVNGPAR; from the coding sequence TTGAGCAGAATCGACGGCAGAAATCCCGGCCAGATGCGGCCGGTGGTCATCAGCGGCGGGGTCAATCCCTATGCCGAGGGCAGCGCCATCTGCGCCTTCGGCCAGACCAAAGTGCTCTGCACCGCCTCGGTGGAGCAAGGCGCGCCGCGCTTTCTCGAAGGCGCGGGCCAGGGCTGGATCACCGCCGAATACGCCATGCTGCCCCGCGCGACCCACACCCGCACCGGCCGCGACCACGCCCAGGCCGGCCGGGCCAAGGAGATCAGCCGGCTGGTCGGCCGGGCCCTACGCGCCGCCGCCGATCTGGCCGCCCTGGACGGCTACACCATCCGCATCGATTGCGACGTGCTGGTGGCCGATGGCGGCACGCGCACGGCCGCCGTCAGCGGCGGCTGGGTGGCCCTGGCCCTGGCCCTGCGCGGGCTGGGGCTGCAACCGCCGCGTCAGGTCATGGCCCTGAGCGCCGGGCGCGTCGACGGCCGGTTGCTGGTCGATCTTTGCTACGCCGAGGATTCATCGGCCGAGTTGGACTTGAACATGGTCCTGGCCGCCGACGGCCAGTTGATCGAGATCCAGGGCACGGGCGAACGCGGCGTGTTTTCGCCCGAGGAGCTCATGGAGCTGATCGCCATCAGCCGCCAGGCGGCCGGCGATATCGTCGCGGCCCAACTGGCCGCCGTCAACGGGCCGGCCCGATGA
- a CDS encoding IS481 family transposase produces MTTEKKVARRKLSLLELAGELSNVSRACKLMGYSRQQFYEIRRNFQTYGAQGLVDRLPGPKGPHPNRVEAEVEAAIMAYSLEYPTHGALRVSQQLALRGVQVSSGGVRGVWSRHEMLTRHERLLRLEQSVRAQDIQLSDEQIRALERFSPEFRDRHIEARHTGALVAVDTFFVGALKGVGKVYLQSVIDCHSRHAWGRLYTSKLPVTAVHVLNEEVLPCFEAHDAVIETVLSDNGREFCGRPDQHPYELFLQLEGIEHRTTRVRRPQSNGFVERLHRTLLDEHFRIKGRQKWYETLDEMQADLDEYLRHYNHERAHQGRNMNGRTPSQAFLEGLPGRKKPKEKASQKAA; encoded by the coding sequence ATGACCACGGAGAAGAAGGTAGCACGAAGGAAGCTGAGTCTGCTAGAGCTTGCTGGGGAATTGAGCAACGTCAGCCGGGCCTGCAAACTGATGGGCTACTCGCGGCAGCAGTTTTACGAGATTCGGCGCAATTTCCAGACCTACGGCGCACAGGGCCTTGTGGACCGTTTGCCCGGCCCCAAGGGGCCGCATCCCAATCGTGTGGAAGCGGAGGTTGAGGCGGCGATCATGGCTTACAGCCTGGAGTATCCGACCCACGGAGCGCTTCGCGTGTCGCAGCAATTGGCCCTTCGCGGCGTGCAAGTGAGTTCCGGCGGCGTGCGAGGCGTGTGGAGTCGCCACGAGATGCTCACGCGGCACGAGCGTCTTTTGCGTCTCGAGCAATCGGTTCGCGCCCAGGACATTCAACTCAGCGACGAGCAGATTCGGGCTTTGGAGCGCTTCAGCCCGGAGTTTCGCGACCGCCACATCGAGGCCCGGCACACCGGGGCCCTGGTGGCGGTGGACACGTTTTTCGTTGGCGCGCTCAAGGGCGTGGGCAAGGTGTATCTACAATCGGTCATCGACTGCCACAGCCGCCACGCCTGGGGTCGCCTGTACACCAGCAAGCTTCCGGTCACGGCGGTGCATGTGCTCAACGAGGAAGTGCTGCCGTGCTTTGAGGCCCACGACGCGGTGATTGAGACGGTGCTTTCGGACAATGGGCGAGAGTTTTGCGGCCGGCCAGACCAGCATCCGTATGAGCTGTTTCTGCAGCTTGAGGGGATCGAACACCGCACCACCAGGGTGCGTCGGCCTCAGAGCAATGGCTTCGTGGAACGGCTTCACCGGACGCTCTTGGACGAGCATTTCCGGATCAAGGGCCGTCAGAAATGGTATGAAACCTTGGATGAGATGCAGGCCGACTTGGATGAGTATCTGCGCCATTACAACCATGAGCGGGCGCACCAGGGCCGGAACATGAACGGCAGGACGCCGAGTCAGGCTTTCCTGGAGGGCCTGCCCGGGCGTAAGAAGCCCAAGGAAAAGGCGTCCCAAAAGGCCGCCTAA
- a CDS encoding HAD family hydrolase, which yields MSGTKHPKIALCYDFDGTLSPRNMQEYSFIPQLAIDKTVFWRQVAEQAKNGDEDNILSYMHLMLKKAKETGHVRVARSSFKELGTSIDLFPGVEDWFQRINEHARSKGAKIEHYIISSGLKEIIEGTKIAKQFKMIYASSYSYDQHDVAIWPALAINYTTKTQYLFRINKGVFDVWDHKKVNEYKPESERYIPFNRFIYIGDGSTDVPCMKLTKTKGGHSIAVYKPKANSKAAKTLLGCTDIVFT from the coding sequence ATGTCGGGAACAAAACACCCTAAAATCGCCCTTTGCTATGATTTCGATGGAACACTCTCGCCTAGGAACATGCAAGAATACTCTTTTATTCCTCAACTAGCGATTGACAAGACAGTGTTTTGGCGGCAAGTCGCTGAGCAGGCGAAGAATGGCGACGAAGACAATATATTGTCATATATGCATTTGATGCTCAAAAAAGCCAAAGAAACTGGCCACGTAAGAGTGGCTCGCAGTTCATTCAAAGAGCTAGGAACATCGATTGATCTATTCCCTGGCGTCGAAGATTGGTTTCAGCGCATCAATGAGCATGCGAGATCAAAAGGCGCGAAAATAGAACATTACATTATCTCATCGGGCCTAAAAGAGATTATTGAGGGGACGAAAATAGCCAAACAGTTCAAGATGATCTACGCATCTTCCTACTCTTACGATCAGCACGATGTGGCCATCTGGCCGGCGTTGGCGATAAATTACACCACGAAAACTCAATATTTATTTAGGATAAACAAAGGTGTTTTCGATGTCTGGGATCACAAAAAGGTAAATGAGTACAAGCCAGAGTCTGAGAGGTATATTCCTTTTAATCGATTTATTTATATAGGTGATGGCTCTACCGATGTTCCTTGTATGAAGCTCACAAAAACAAAAGGTGGCCATTCCATAGCGGTATACAAGCCTAAAGCGAATTCAAAGGCCGCAAAAACACTCTTAGGCTGTACAGATATAGTATTTACCTGA
- the groL gene encoding chaperonin GroEL (60 kDa chaperone family; promotes refolding of misfolded polypeptides especially under stressful conditions; forms two stacked rings of heptamers to form a barrel-shaped 14mer; ends can be capped by GroES; misfolded proteins enter the barrel where they are refolded when GroES binds), with amino-acid sequence MAKELKYDVKAREAIMRGVDTLANAVKVTLGPKGRNVIIDKSFGSPIITKDGVTVAKEIELENKFENMGAQMVKEVASKTSDVAGDGTTTATILAQAIYREGSKLVAAGHNPMAIKRGIDKAVEAVVAALRKLSKTTKDQKEIAQVGTISANNDATIGNIIAEAMNKVGKEGVITVEEAKSMETTLEVVEGMQFDRGYLSPYFVNDPEKMVANIDDPLILIHEKKISSMKDLLPILEQVAKMNRPLLIVSEDVEGEALATLVVNKLRGTLNACAVKAPGFGDRRKAMLEDIAILTGGTVISEDLGIKLENASLKDLGTAKRVTVDKDNTTIVDGGGERSKLEGRVKTIRAQIEETTSDYDREKLQERLAKLIGGVAVINVGAATETEMKEKKARVEDALNATRAAVEEGIVPGGGVALLRCQEAIAAAGLEGAESFGANIIRRAIEEPLRQIAENAGLEGSVVVQKVKETSGTVGYNAQDDKYEDLLEAGVIDPTKVTRFALQNAASVAGLLLTTECMIAEKPEEKGAGAPAMPGGMGGMGGMGGMY; translated from the coding sequence ATGGCCAAAGAACTTAAATACGACGTCAAGGCCCGCGAAGCGATCATGCGCGGCGTGGACACCCTGGCCAACGCCGTCAAGGTCACCCTGGGCCCCAAGGGCCGCAACGTCATCATCGACAAAAGCTTCGGCTCGCCGATCATCACCAAGGACGGCGTGACCGTGGCCAAAGAGATCGAGCTTGAGAACAAGTTCGAGAACATGGGCGCCCAGATGGTCAAGGAGGTCGCCTCCAAGACCTCCGACGTGGCCGGCGACGGCACCACCACCGCCACCATCCTGGCCCAGGCCATCTACCGCGAAGGCTCCAAGCTGGTCGCCGCCGGTCACAACCCCATGGCCATCAAGCGCGGCATCGACAAGGCCGTCGAGGCCGTGGTCGCTGCCCTGCGCAAGCTGTCCAAGACCACCAAGGACCAGAAGGAAATCGCCCAGGTCGGCACGATCAGCGCCAACAACGACGCCACCATCGGCAACATCATCGCCGAGGCCATGAACAAGGTCGGCAAGGAAGGCGTGATCACGGTCGAGGAAGCCAAGAGCATGGAGACGACGCTGGAAGTCGTCGAGGGCATGCAGTTCGACCGCGGCTACCTGAGCCCCTACTTTGTCAACGATCCCGAGAAGATGGTCGCCAACATCGACGATCCGCTGATCCTGATCCACGAGAAAAAGATCAGCTCGATGAAAGACCTGCTGCCCATCCTCGAGCAGGTGGCCAAGATGAATCGCCCGCTGTTGATCGTCTCCGAGGACGTCGAGGGCGAGGCCCTGGCCACGTTGGTGGTCAACAAGCTGCGCGGCACCCTCAACGCTTGCGCCGTCAAGGCCCCCGGCTTCGGCGACCGCCGCAAGGCCATGCTCGAAGACATCGCCATCCTCACCGGCGGCACGGTCATCAGCGAAGACCTGGGCATCAAGCTGGAAAACGCCAGCCTCAAGGACCTGGGCACCGCCAAGCGCGTCACCGTCGACAAGGACAACACCACCATCGTTGACGGCGGCGGCGAGCGCTCCAAGCTCGAAGGCCGGGTCAAGACCATCCGCGCCCAGATCGAGGAGACCACCAGCGACTACGACCGCGAGAAGCTGCAAGAGCGCCTGGCCAAGTTGATCGGCGGCGTGGCCGTGATCAACGTCGGCGCGGCCACCGAGACCGAGATGAAAGAAAAGAAGGCCCGCGTCGAGGACGCCCTCAACGCCACCCGCGCGGCCGTCGAGGAAGGCATCGTGCCCGGCGGCGGCGTGGCCCTGCTGCGCTGCCAGGAAGCCATCGCGGCGGCCGGCCTCGAAGGCGCCGAGTCCTTTGGCGCCAACATCATCCGCCGGGCCATCGAGGAGCCCCTGCGCCAGATCGCCGAAAACGCCGGCCTGGAGGGCTCGGTGGTGGTGCAGAAGGTCAAGGAGACCAGCGGCACCGTGGGCTACAACGCCCAGGACGACAAGTACGAAGACCTGCTGGAGGCCGGCGTCATCGACCCGACCAAGGTCACCCGCTTCGCCCTGCAGAACGCCGCCAGCGTGGCCGGCCTGCTGCTGACCACCGAGTGCATGATCGCCGAAAAGCCCGAGGAAAAGGGCGCCGGCGCTCCGGCCATGCCCGGTGGCATGGGCGGCATGGGCGGCATGGGCGGCATGTACTAA
- the groES gene encoding co-chaperone GroES, with the protein MNIKPLQDRVIVKRLEEVEKTAGGLIIPDAAKEKPQQGRILAVGPGKVLDNGTKLELTVKAGDVVLFGKYAGTEVKIDGDEVLIMREDDILGIVA; encoded by the coding sequence ATGAATATCAAACCGTTGCAGGACCGCGTGATCGTCAAGCGGCTCGAAGAAGTCGAAAAAACCGCCGGCGGCCTGATCATTCCCGACGCCGCCAAGGAAAAACCCCAGCAGGGCAGGATCCTGGCCGTGGGCCCGGGCAAGGTGCTGGACAACGGCACCAAGCTGGAGCTGACCGTCAAGGCAGGCGACGTGGTGCTGTTTGGCAAGTACGCCGGCACCGAGGTCAAGATCGACGGCGACGAGGTCCTGATCATGCGCGAGGACGACATTCTGGGCATCGTCGCCTAG